The following is a genomic window from Methanothermobacter tenebrarum.
CTAGTTTATCCAAGCGGAAAAAATATGAAGAATACATATCAAATGATAAAGTATATATCAGGGGGATTCCAGTAGTCTTTTATGTGGTATGTGGGGGGGTTATATGATGTATTGTCCAAAATGTGGCGCCAAAAACCTTGACACTGCAAAATTTTGTGTAAGATGTGGCGCGAAACTAAAGCCTACAGAACAAGACTACACACGAAAGGAAAGTTTTATAAGTAAAATACCTGGTTTCAGATCTAGGACTCCATGGAAGATGATTTTGGCATCCGCCGGCTACCTGTTAATTGCAATTTTAGCAATATATGCCATTGGTTGTCTTATAATTAATGCAGACGCGACAGTGACTGTGAATTCAGCATATGCTGTCGACAACATCGCCGGTAATGATTCAACCAATGGTAAGTTCATTGTTATGAACGTCACGGTAAAGAACAATGGCAAAGGCCCATTAACAGTTCATGCAAATGAATTCAGCCTCCTTACTGAGGGAGAATACATTACCTATTCAAATTTCTATGGTCAAGGTACAGACGTCCCTGAAAGCGTTGAAATCCCAGAAGGAGAAAGTAAAAGTTTCTTGTTAGTTTTTGACGCTGCTGAAGCCCCAGAAATTTTAGAATATAGAAGCTCTTGGGATCCATTTTCAGAAGGGAAAAGTGTTGGCATAGGAACCATTAACATCATACCAAATACTGGAGTATATGCAAAGTATAGCGTCAATGGGACAGCGAATGATAAATCTTATTCAGCAAAATGGAATGTTACCTATCGTAATGCTCCTGGAGGAAACATAGAGGAAGTCATCGAAAGGAGCGGCGAGACAATATGGTTAACTAGCACAGTATATCAAACACCAATACCTAGTGAATCTTATATATTTAACCCTGAAACTCTCCAAGACA
Proteins encoded in this region:
- a CDS encoding zinc-ribbon domain-containing protein; this encodes MMYCPKCGAKNLDTAKFCVRCGAKLKPTEQDYTRKESFISKIPGFRSRTPWKMILASAGYLLIAILAIYAIGCLIINADATVTVNSAYAVDNIAGNDSTNGKFIVMNVTVKNNGKGPLTVHANEFSLLTEGEYITYSNFYGQGTDVPESVEIPEGESKSFLLVFDAAEAPEILEYRSSWDPFSEGKSVGIGTINIIPNTGVYAKYSVNGTANDKSYSAKWNVTYRNAPGGNIEEVIERSGETIWLTSTVYQTPIPSESYIFNPETLQDKNGTYSSLIFFSKGALIDVNDSLPIYEGEKVVGREILTGSETIDFMGKKIACWVTKTEQEGDGSTIEATRYYDKTTGLLLKEVFTEKGSAYGISYTDSHTSLLESTNIPLIGLS